actctggggggaaactggagtacccggaggaaacaacaacacagggagaacatgcaaactctactgtctggcagggagctgggagggagcaaaaatgtgaactgtctggcagggagctgggagggagcaaaaatgtgaactgtctggcagggagctgggagggagcaaaaatgtgaactgtctggcagggagctgggagggagcaaaaatgtgaactgtctggcagggagctgggagggagcaaaaatgtgaactgtctggcagggagctgggagggagcaaaaatgtgaactgtctggcagggagctgggacaacatggaccgactgtgggtctctgaggaccacgtggggaaacactgccttagagTATTATTCCAACGCTGCTGATGGTGCGTTCCTGCAGCATCTATGGGGCATCTATGGGGCATCTATCCATGGTTGACAGCGTCAAGATTGGCAGGGATTTGCCATCAGCGCTGTCTGGGCCCCCTTCCATCTCCATTAACAGACCCTCTCAATTAATGGCAAACAGTGTGACTGACAGCCTGTGTCACACCCAGGATGCTGTGGCAGCAGGAACAGCTTCAGCACCACATGGCATCAATGTGTCTAAACCAGCTGATTAAGGGTGTCACAGATATagcagggaagggggggggggacaagccTTTTTTTTGAGgcttttgcagttttttttttttagaaagaaAACACATCCATGCAGCATTGGGTCCCTACATAACATTGCTGCACTGACAGCAAAAGGAGAACAACTAGTTACACACACCTAACCTAAAGGCTGGTCCACACTCCTCCACAGAAGCACAACAGTCGCATATCCACTCTGTGCAAACACAGAAACGTTCCTACTTGTCCGGTCAAGCCTCGTACTTTACACGtgttgtatttacatttttaaattattataattattaataacaataataattattgaaattattattctgatattccctgcacacGTACTACAGCAGTGAGGTTTGTGCCAGTTTCTCTatgttttacaaattcagaggCAGTTCACAGGGTCGCCaattttggtcagctggctggcgtgagattttcatttcaagacaagtctgcactcgcacacacacacatttacatgtatgtaactgttttattaccttgtaaatagtctgtagggtttgcaaccTACCCTAATGCTCGTCAAAAGCATCCATGTTGGTATTTAAAGTGGACACTAGCGAATCGATCATGCTTATTGTGTCCAGAGTGGCGCAGACACTGCTCCACAGACACAGATTTGGTGTGTAGCAGGCGTCCATCTGCAGAGGCGCACAATGACGTCAAACATGTTATAGACATTCAAGCGGACACgtccaggacagggtgccaacccatcgcaggacacactcacacaccattcactcaaacatgcacacctatggacaacttggtaactccaattaacctcagcatgtttgtgGACCATCCTCATCTTGTAGTACCCAGAGggaaccccacaatgacacagggagaacatgcaaattccacacacatcgAGCCATGGCATAGACGCCAACCCTAGCCCAAGCGATgcgaggtaacagtgctaaccactgtgccaccaaaCCCAAAAGATgcattcataaatatttattttaaattaacctGAAGCAAGTGATGACTTTGTTGGCCAGCAGCTGACTTCACCAAAATGGTTCCAGTTTGAGGAGAATTTTGCTACGGCAATTTTGAGAAaggtactttaaaaaaaaatatctttatgATGAACACACTATGATAAGGAATACCGCCTCGTCTTTCCTCTTGCCTATTTAAACAAAACCAAGGTCCAGAAGAAAAGATGATTAATGGAAAACGTGCCCTGAGATGATTGCCTGTTTACAACACAATTGCCCCATTAACTGgaaataagctttttttttcccagagacaGCTGATATATGACCACTAGACACAAGAGAAATCAGAGATTCCTCTGGTCACAGCAAGTGTGCCAGAAAACAGCAACACATGGCTTTCAAACCATTATAAAGCAAATCCTCAATTTGTTCTTCTCGTAAAATCAAGTAGAATAACTTATTAGAATGCTGCGGTCACTGCATTCAGACCTTTCTAAATACATTTCATTACTAAAACTCAGAGTCCCATTTATAGTTATGAACACACATGGACCACACTTGGTCACATCAGGATCTCACTCAGTCTCGGCTCATCCTGCCAGCCAAGCCATGTCTaaaacagccaatcaccttTGATGAAGACCTCAGTAAACTCATGCCCGGCGCTCATTAGCTCCTCTGTTTATATCCCTACCACAGTTCTTTTCACAGAAggacaaacactgcaaatgctACTTGGCTTTATGCAGCCTCAGAGAAGCCAATGGCCAGAGGCCGCACCCAGAACATGCCAAAAGGTCTTTGATCCCCAGAAACTGTCGCTAACACTCCACCCTTTTGCGATATCAGACGGTTAACTAGCAGTACGCCGACTTTCAGTAGCACTCCTTTCATCTCTTAAATGTTCAAGAAACCACCATCAACCACGGCCTACTACACAGCTGGAAGACTGTCTCATCTAACCACGATCTTAAGCAGCAATCCAGAACTCTTTCAGATGTTCtgctttggggtgggactttaGATTTGTGACATTAGATTTGTATTTTTTGTGGCTCAGAGATAAATCAAAAGGATCTCAATTAGATACAGCAGACAAACCCTAGGGGAGCTACTCAGGGACAACATATATGGCTTGGAGAATCACAGGCGATATTGTAAACGATGATGGAAGGTTAACAGAAAGAAGAGACACCTCAAAACAGCAGCCACATGGCCAACTTGCCCTCACAGAGCAAGCACTTGAAAGCAGCCTTTATTGTACTCTTGAGGCAAAAGGGATCAAGCTGTACATATTTAAAGATTTTAATGACTTCCATAGCCATTCCAACAGAAACAAGGGCATGATTAAGAGCATCACTGCAGGCTGGGGAGGATTCATTTCTGCCAGCGTGTCTCTGCTACAAGCCAATTTGGAGGCCCACCCAGAGGCACCCAAGCCTCATGGCGGCAGCTCATTTGTCGCCATAAGTCCATGTGCTTTTCCTGCAAAGATACCAGTTTGTGTAAGTAGTTATGAGCTTGAGAAAGCCTGTGAAATTCCACAGTCTCAGCAACTGTGGGTCTGGATGCTAGTAATCAGAAAAAGGCTTCAGTTACTCAGGACTATCAAATTGGGATAAGTAGCATGAGTTTAGGCCTCACTGAGCCCCCGACAAATGGAGTCCTGGTGCCTAGCCATCTCTGTGAGCTATCAGACTGACTGTACCTCTCTGTTTCATGTGCCAGTGTCCCCTACAGCAACTGTATGTATTTAAAGCATATTACGTAAAACCACCCTGTGCCATCTCAAAATGGCTCACAAATGCGGCActaaggaaaatgaaagtgaaagaaCAACCCTTGTTTTACCGCAAAGAGCAAACACGAGAACCCAGCATTTAATCTTCTGCATTATTCTTATGTCAATTACACGCCAATTAAAAACTCTACTCATCACAATTCCCTGGGCATCTATAAGCCCAAAACACAGTTGGCCAAACAGCAGAAAGCCTTTGGCAAACTGGTTTAAATAACACAATTTATGTAAGAATGACTGCCAGGCCTTTAGAAATGTCCTGGATTAACTCGTCCTCTTTTTACTGTAGAATGTACACGTCAAAGAGCCAAAGGAGAAGAGACTACAATGGAGCTGACAGACCAAACAGAGCTGAATGATAACAAGCGATGGGCTTGTTGTTTGACCTATGCTTCGATGTTGCTTGCTAGAACCCCCACCTACttagtttggggggggggggggcattattgCCATTTACCCACCCCTCCAAAGACTCAAACTGAGGGTTATGACAAATGCCAGGCTTCTACAAAAGTTAGTTCTTTTCATTGCACCCCTCCCACCAACACCAAACGGGCTAATTGTTATTGCCATGGTTCATGTTCTAGTCGGCTAGCACGTGCTCTCATCCAGAGCAGCACTCGATGATTAGCTACAAAATCAAAATGTCACTTCAAAGCCCCAGAATTCAAAGGTAAACCTGGACAGAATTCCACGCAGAATTTTTAAATGGAGTCACAATTAACATGCAATGAATTTAAAACAGAATGGAATAATGGGTGCCAAGGGAACACACTGTGGGTTATTAGGGAGATGAAAGCAGCAAGTAATTTAAAAGCATTAAACGAGACCTAGAGTAGATCTGGCAGATTGAAGTAGCAggtattgtttaaaaaaaatacactcagGTTCATTATGTTTCTGTAGCTGTGGGGGGGAAGAGGttcagattttttccccccagaaacTGTACTGTCAATTTTACTCTCATAATGTGTTTCTCTGTTTACAAACTATCATACTCAGCCTGGCACTTCTGGCCTGTGTTTACAGTGtgggtttattattattatcattttaacAGTTTTACCTCCAGCTGTCTCCACACAGTCATCATACAAATTAAGACATTCTTACCTTTCCTACTTGGCAGGTTTGGGTGACCATGTTGTTGCACAGATCCAAAGGGGCTGACTCATCTCTGTCTTTCACCCTCAGGTCCTGAGAGCTTCAACTCCAGGAATTTGACTCTGCAAGCCCAGAAGAAAATCCTGAGCAAAATGGCCACTATGGTGGTGGCCAACTTACTGACAGATGACACCAGCAGCGAGATCCTGGACGAGCTGTACAAGGCAACCCGCGAGTACACCCAGAGTAAGAAGGAGGCGCACAAGATCATCAAGGATGTCATCAAGATTGCTCTGAAGGTCGGCATCCTCTACCGCAACAACCAGTTCAGCCCAGATGAGATGGAGACGGCGGAGCGATTCAAGAAGAAGATGAATCAGGCGGCCATGACGGCGGTCAGCTTCTATGAGGTGGACTACACCTTTGACCGGAACATTCTCTCAGAGCTGCTGCTGGAGTGCCGGGACCTTCTGCATGAGCTGGTGGAGACCCACCTGACAGCTCGCTCCCATAGTCGCATTGACCACGTCTTCAACCACTTTGCAGACGTGGAGTTCCTGTCTGTGCTTTATGGCTCCTCCGAGGAGTACGGACTTTGCTTGAAGAACATCTGCCAGGGGATTAACAAACTTCTCGAGGAGGGTGTGCTTTAACTCATGAGCTTCTCTCATACATTTGCCTCTATTTTCTTTCCCGTTGCCTTGTGTGTTATAAATTTTGACTGGATGGAGATGTCTTCATGgatttattatatatacatatattttccCTGGTTTCTCTGGTGTAAGTCTTCTTATTGTTGTATATTTCAGAGTTAGAAAAGCCTTACTAATTAtgattatgaatattttatagaCATTGCGCC
The Paramormyrops kingsleyae isolate MSU_618 chromosome 13, PKINGS_0.4, whole genome shotgun sequence DNA segment above includes these coding regions:
- the LOC111846715 gene encoding tumor necrosis factor alpha-induced protein 8-like protein 3; this translates as MDSDSGELSEGELFPGPESFNSRNLTLQAQKKILSKMATMVVANLLTDDTSSEILDELYKATREYTQSKKEAHKIIKDVIKIALKVGILYRNNQFSPDEMETAERFKKKMNQAAMTAVSFYEVDYTFDRNILSELLLECRDLLHELVETHLTARSHSRIDHVFNHFADVEFLSVLYGSSEEYGLCLKNICQGINKLLEEGVL